Proteins encoded together in one Nitrospirota bacterium window:
- a CDS encoding DegT/DnrJ/EryC1/StrS family aminotransferase, with translation MNVPLLDLKAQFQPIRAEVFAAMQAVCDEQGFVLGPRVLAFEEAIARYIGCGYAVGCASGSDALLLSLMAMGVKAGDEVITIPFTFFATAGAVSRLGAKPVFVDIQPDSYNIDSELIENAITSRTKAIIPVHLFGQCADMAAINEIAKRKEVRVIEDACQAIGAAQQGNRAGVLGDTGCFSFFPTKNLGGFGDGGLITTNDQTLADSMAMLRVHGSQVRYLHEAVGINSRLDALQAAILQIKLKYLDQWTEGRRRNAERYQQLFARTKHADRVRLPSTMPGNFHVYNQFTVRAPKRDELRAFLKEKGVGTEVYYPLPMHLQNCYRDLGHQKGAFPQSEQAADEVMSLPIYPELTETQQAYVVEMIAEFYQRA, from the coding sequence ATGAATGTGCCATTGCTTGATTTGAAAGCTCAGTTTCAGCCCATTCGGGCGGAGGTTTTCGCCGCGATGCAGGCTGTCTGTGACGAGCAAGGCTTTGTGTTGGGGCCGCGCGTCTTGGCGTTCGAGGAAGCCATTGCCAGATACATCGGGTGTGGCTATGCGGTCGGCTGTGCCTCGGGAAGCGATGCGTTGTTGCTCTCTCTGATGGCCATGGGGGTGAAGGCCGGGGATGAAGTCATTACCATCCCGTTTACATTTTTTGCTACGGCAGGCGCTGTGTCGCGATTGGGCGCGAAACCGGTGTTTGTGGACATTCAGCCTGATTCATACAACATCGATTCCGAGTTGATTGAGAATGCGATCACGTCTCGCACAAAGGCGATCATTCCCGTGCACCTCTTCGGGCAATGTGCGGACATGGCCGCGATCAATGAAATAGCGAAGCGGAAAGAAGTTCGCGTTATCGAGGATGCCTGCCAAGCCATTGGGGCGGCACAGCAGGGGAACCGCGCAGGCGTATTGGGTGACACCGGGTGCTTTAGCTTTTTCCCCACCAAGAATTTAGGAGGTTTCGGCGATGGAGGGTTGATTACAACCAACGACCAAACCCTTGCAGACTCTATGGCCATGCTCCGTGTTCACGGGAGTCAGGTTCGGTATCTCCACGAAGCAGTAGGAATCAATAGTCGGTTGGATGCGCTCCAGGCTGCCATACTCCAAATCAAATTGAAGTATCTTGACCAGTGGACTGAGGGACGACGTCGGAATGCTGAACGGTATCAGCAATTGTTTGCCCGGACGAAGCATGCGGATCGCGTCAGGCTTCCATCCACGATGCCAGGGAATTTTCACGTCTATAACCAATTCACCGTGCGAGCACCGAAGCGCGACGAGTTGCGTGCCTTTCTCAAAGAAAAGGGGGTCGGCACGGAGGTGTACTATCCGCTCCCGATGCATCTCCAAAACTGCTACAGAGATTTAGGGCACCAGAAGGGGGCCTTCCCGCAGTCAGAACAGGCGGCTGATGAAGTCATGTCACTTCCAATTTATCCGGAATTGACCGAAACGCAGCAGGCCTACGTGGTTGAGATGATTGCGGAGTTCTATCAGCGCGCGTAG
- a CDS encoding trypsin-like peptidase domain-containing protein gives MMKALTWGTLFVLSLIWGTEAIGKELSPREIYEQASPSVVMVMGYADGGRKGSGGTGSIIQSDGLVLTNAHVVIEEQTGKPFPRLSVFLKPARVTGESSSDLSRMLRAKVVAYSQPLDLALLKLDGMSERLPVVDVSESGRARIGDRVVAIGHPEQGGLWTLTTGVISAEVDNFNGVKGKHVFQTETGLNRGNSGGPLLDGEGRMIGVNTAIARVASDGLPIMSISFALKSSVAGQWLREQGVGAERQGGGKGVRGGNRIDQTDLIDQPAQSVQPQVKPAQPHQSDLQLKQMVKPDAAQPAPRPYNLDQLISDRARAEADLDSMMSEMRGRMKGR, from the coding sequence ATGATGAAAGCGCTGACCTGGGGAACCTTGTTTGTACTCTCCTTGATATGGGGTACGGAGGCTATCGGCAAGGAGTTATCCCCTCGGGAGATTTACGAACAGGCCTCTCCATCCGTAGTGATGGTGATGGGCTATGCGGATGGCGGCAGGAAGGGGAGCGGAGGAACCGGTTCAATCATTCAGTCGGATGGACTGGTTCTCACCAATGCCCATGTTGTGATCGAAGAGCAGACGGGAAAACCATTCCCTCGACTGTCCGTGTTTCTGAAGCCGGCCCGGGTTACGGGAGAGTCATCGAGCGATCTTTCCCGTATGCTCCGTGCCAAGGTCGTGGCCTATTCACAACCATTGGATCTAGCCTTGCTGAAACTTGATGGCATGAGCGAACGGCTGCCTGTCGTCGATGTGAGTGAATCGGGACGGGCCAGGATCGGGGATCGAGTGGTGGCCATCGGTCATCCAGAGCAGGGCGGACTGTGGACCCTCACTACTGGAGTGATCAGCGCGGAAGTCGATAATTTTAATGGTGTAAAGGGCAAGCACGTGTTTCAGACCGAGACGGGACTGAACCGTGGAAATTCAGGTGGCCCCCTCTTGGATGGAGAAGGTCGAATGATCGGAGTCAATACTGCAATTGCCCGTGTTGCGTCGGATGGCCTTCCGATCATGAGCATCAGTTTTGCCCTCAAGTCGAGCGTCGCTGGCCAGTGGTTGCGGGAGCAAGGCGTGGGGGCAGAGAGGCAGGGAGGGGGTAAGGGGGTAAGGGGGGGGAATCGAATAGATCAGACAGACCTGATCGACCAACCGGCTCAGTCAGTGCAGCCACAAGTCAAACCAGCCCAGCCTCATCAGTCTGACTTGCAACTCAAGCAGATGGTGAAACCGGATGCGGCCCAGCCAGCGCCGCGTCCATATAACCTCGATCAGTTGATCAGCGATCGTGCGAGAGCGGAAGCCGACCTCGACAGCATGATGTCGGAAATGCGTGGACGGATGAAGGGGCGGTAG
- the ilvD gene encoding dihydroxy-acid dehydratase, with product MPKGLKLTSHNLLIGPDRAPARAMLKAVGFTDEDLSRPIIGVANTWIEVMPCNFHLRRLSERVKAGIRAAGGTPIEYNTIAVSDGISMGTEGMKASLISREVIADSIELVARGHLFDGVVALSGCDKTIPGTVMALARLNLPSVMLYGGSIMPGHFQGHDVTIQDVFEAVGKHASGKMTNAELKDLEDHACPGPGACGGQFTANTMAIAFEFLGISPMGRNGVPAMDQRKDDVAFDCGKMVMDLLKRDLRPRQIITRKSLENAIAAVATTGGSTNAVLHLLAIAREAGISLSIDDFDRINRKVPLLADLKPGGRFVASDLYAAGGTTLVAKRLIDAGLLHERQPTVTGRTIGEEAQGAKETSGQQVLRPLSNPIKQTGGLVILRGNLAPDGCVVKVAGHSIMTFRGPAKVYNREEDAFVAVQSRQIKAGDVVVIRYEGPSGGPGMREMLGVTAAIVGAGLGDSVALLTDGRFSGATHGLMAGHVAPEAIKGGPIGALKNGDMIVFDIAKRTLSVELSQKEINARLKKVKQPLPHYTSGVMGKYARHVSSASEGAITT from the coding sequence ATGCCGAAGGGTTTGAAGCTTACAAGCCACAATTTGCTGATCGGTCCTGATCGAGCACCGGCCCGCGCGATGCTGAAAGCCGTTGGGTTTACCGACGAGGACTTGTCCCGCCCGATCATCGGCGTCGCCAACACCTGGATAGAGGTCATGCCCTGCAACTTCCATCTGCGCCGATTGTCGGAACGGGTTAAGGCGGGCATCAGAGCTGCGGGCGGCACTCCCATCGAGTACAACACTATTGCGGTGTCGGACGGCATTTCGATGGGGACTGAAGGGATGAAGGCTTCGTTGATCAGTCGGGAGGTGATTGCCGATTCAATCGAACTCGTGGCCCGTGGGCACTTGTTCGACGGTGTGGTGGCATTGTCGGGGTGTGACAAAACCATTCCCGGCACCGTGATGGCGCTTGCTCGACTGAACCTGCCATCGGTGATGCTCTATGGCGGCTCGATCATGCCGGGTCACTTCCAAGGCCACGATGTAACCATTCAAGACGTGTTCGAAGCGGTCGGGAAACATGCCTCCGGCAAGATGACCAACGCTGAGCTCAAAGATCTCGAAGACCATGCCTGCCCTGGCCCAGGCGCCTGCGGTGGCCAGTTTACGGCCAACACCATGGCCATCGCGTTCGAGTTCCTCGGCATTTCGCCGATGGGACGGAACGGCGTGCCGGCTATGGATCAACGAAAGGACGACGTGGCCTTCGATTGCGGGAAGATGGTCATGGACCTCTTGAAGCGAGACCTGCGGCCCCGCCAAATCATCACGCGGAAATCGCTGGAAAATGCGATCGCCGCGGTTGCGACCACAGGCGGGTCGACGAACGCCGTGCTGCACCTGCTCGCCATCGCGCGAGAGGCCGGCATTAGCCTGAGCATCGACGACTTTGACAGGATCAATCGGAAAGTGCCCTTACTCGCCGATCTGAAGCCAGGTGGGCGATTTGTTGCCTCGGATCTCTATGCGGCTGGGGGGACAACCTTAGTCGCCAAGCGTCTGATCGATGCTGGTCTTTTGCACGAGCGCCAGCCGACTGTGACCGGCCGGACGATTGGAGAAGAAGCCCAAGGAGCCAAGGAAACATCAGGCCAACAGGTACTCCGTCCCCTCTCGAATCCGATCAAGCAAACCGGCGGGTTGGTGATTTTGCGTGGGAACCTCGCCCCGGACGGCTGCGTCGTGAAGGTAGCAGGGCACTCGATTATGACATTCCGCGGTCCAGCGAAGGTGTACAACAGAGAAGAGGATGCGTTTGTCGCGGTCCAGTCCCGTCAGATCAAAGCAGGTGATGTGGTAGTAATCCGCTATGAAGGCCCGTCCGGCGGACCAGGCATGAGAGAAATGCTTGGCGTAACCGCGGCTATCGTTGGCGCAGGCTTAGGCGATTCCGTTGCGCTGCTTACCGACGGCCGTTTCTCCGGGGCAACCCATGGCTTGATGGCAGGTCATGTTGCACCGGAAGCGATCAAAGGCGGCCCTATCGGCGCCTTGAAGAACGGAGACATGATTGTTTTTGATATTGCCAAGCGGACGCTAAGCGTGGAGCTCTCACAGAAAGAAATCAACGCCAGGCTCAAGAAGGTCAAACAACCACTGCCACACTATACCTCAGGTGTGATGGGCAAATATGCCCGGCATGTCTCGTCCGCCTCGGAAGGAGCAATTACGACATAG
- a CDS encoding periplasmic heavy metal sensor: MKQKTGTIVTLGVASVFALTVGFSTVWANEPGYGKQGHVGGGHSSTGGYGASMKHSGTGHLIRHLLQREQEIGLTPEQVAKLKDMQLNLDKTRIRTEADIQVAEREVKALTENEKSDLGAVEAKVKQSHDLQVGLRMVSIKAKRDVLAVLTPEQRAKEKTEHEKVMQQHKGGGMEYGNPHGGAMKDNPHMGGDSAHPTAP; the protein is encoded by the coding sequence ATGAAGCAGAAAACAGGAACCATCGTGACGTTGGGCGTCGCATCGGTATTCGCTCTAACCGTCGGGTTTTCCACGGTCTGGGCCAATGAGCCAGGCTACGGTAAACAAGGGCATGTGGGCGGCGGGCATAGTTCGACGGGTGGATATGGCGCCAGCATGAAACATAGCGGCACCGGTCACCTGATCAGGCATCTGCTGCAGCGTGAACAAGAAATCGGTCTCACCCCCGAGCAAGTGGCGAAACTGAAAGACATGCAGCTCAACCTGGACAAGACCCGTATCAGAACCGAAGCCGACATCCAGGTAGCGGAACGAGAAGTGAAGGCCTTAACCGAGAATGAGAAGTCCGACCTGGGCGCGGTCGAAGCCAAGGTGAAACAGAGCCATGACCTGCAAGTCGGCCTACGGATGGTCTCCATCAAGGCTAAGCGGGATGTCCTCGCTGTGCTGACTCCGGAGCAACGAGCCAAGGAAAAGACCGAGCATGAGAAAGTGATGCAGCAGCACAAGGGCGGAGGGATGGAATACGGCAACCCCCACGGGGGCGCGATGAAAGACAATCCGCACATGGGCGGCGATTCGGCACATCCGACGGCCCCATAA
- a CDS encoding J domain-containing protein: MATTERDYYQVLGLSKSASADDIKKAYRRLARQVHPDLHSGAKKSEMEKKFKELNAAHEVLSDPDKRKKYDQYGTNWEQAEAYEQARRQAGARGQGGPEFSFGGEGFADIFENLFKGGGRAGNSRGLAMQGEDLETEVQLTLAEVLAGVTKRVTLQEPVPCSACHGSGALRGRACPTCQGHGATLQPNTIEVRIPAGVQDGSRVRVAGKGQAGSNGGKPGDLYMRVAIAPDKIFRRQGSDLHVSLPVFPWEAALGADVMAPTLMEPVRVKVPPGSRADSKLRLKGKGLPSATGGHGDLFLTIQIVMPPSSTDEERALYDRLRSIAHPDPRAELLDQARRRSHP; the protein is encoded by the coding sequence ATGGCGACAACAGAACGCGACTACTATCAAGTGCTCGGCCTCTCCAAGTCTGCCTCGGCAGACGACATCAAGAAGGCTTATCGCCGTCTCGCGCGCCAAGTCCATCCCGATCTCCATAGCGGGGCCAAGAAATCGGAGATGGAGAAAAAGTTCAAGGAGTTGAACGCGGCACACGAAGTCCTGAGCGATCCGGATAAACGAAAAAAATACGACCAATATGGGACGAACTGGGAGCAGGCAGAGGCGTACGAACAGGCGCGCCGACAGGCTGGTGCCCGTGGGCAGGGGGGTCCAGAATTTTCGTTTGGCGGGGAAGGCTTCGCCGACATTTTCGAGAATCTATTCAAAGGAGGCGGGCGAGCCGGCAATAGCCGTGGTTTGGCTATGCAGGGTGAGGACCTTGAGACGGAAGTACAGCTGACTCTGGCCGAGGTATTAGCCGGCGTGACGAAACGCGTGACCTTGCAGGAACCAGTGCCTTGCTCCGCCTGCCATGGCAGCGGAGCTCTTCGTGGACGAGCCTGCCCGACCTGCCAGGGGCACGGAGCGACGCTGCAGCCCAATACGATTGAAGTGCGAATCCCCGCCGGAGTGCAGGATGGAAGCAGAGTTCGCGTGGCCGGAAAGGGCCAGGCCGGGAGCAATGGCGGCAAGCCTGGGGACTTGTATATGCGGGTGGCGATCGCTCCGGACAAGATTTTTCGCAGGCAAGGTAGCGACCTTCATGTCTCCCTCCCCGTTTTTCCATGGGAAGCGGCCCTGGGTGCCGACGTGATGGCCCCCACACTGATGGAGCCGGTTCGGGTGAAAGTCCCGCCGGGGAGTCGAGCTGACAGTAAGCTTCGGCTCAAGGGAAAGGGACTTCCTTCGGCAACCGGCGGCCACGGAGATCTCTTTCTGACCATCCAGATCGTGATGCCGCCCTCCTCGACCGACGAGGAACGAGCACTGTACGACCGACTCAGGAGCATCGCACACCCGGACCCCCGTGCCGAGCTGCTTGACCAAGCCAGACGGCGATCACATCCCTAG
- a CDS encoding adenine nucleotide alpha hydrolase family protein codes for MNCTRCKTKAVIGLPRHNAAFCKGCFNGFVHDQVARAIKSEKMFGKDDRLLVAVSGGKDSLALWDILLKLGYKADALYVNLGIGAYSEQSLAKVTKFAQAAAASHGATLHLHKVEQEAGAGIKELAQLIHRPTCSTCGTIKRYQFNRVAIEEHYDVMATGHNLDDEAARLLGNVLHWQEEYLDKQGPSLPASVEGFAKKVKPLYRLSERELAAYAVLNRIDYIVEECPMAKGSKMLQYKEVLNRLETESPGTKQTFYWGFLEKQSKLQPAATTMAEKDRAVLHPCTSCNQPTTAEVCSYCKMMARAKTVVPR; via the coding sequence ATGAATTGCACCAGATGCAAAACCAAAGCTGTCATCGGTCTCCCCCGCCACAATGCGGCATTCTGTAAGGGCTGCTTCAATGGCTTCGTCCACGATCAGGTTGCGCGAGCGATCAAGTCTGAGAAGATGTTCGGAAAGGATGATCGGCTTCTTGTGGCAGTGTCCGGCGGGAAGGACAGCCTGGCACTCTGGGACATCTTGCTCAAGCTCGGCTATAAGGCTGACGCGCTCTATGTGAATCTCGGCATTGGAGCCTATTCCGAACAGTCGCTTGCCAAGGTCACGAAATTCGCCCAAGCGGCCGCTGCCTCGCATGGAGCCACGTTGCACCTCCATAAGGTCGAACAGGAGGCCGGTGCCGGGATCAAGGAATTGGCTCAGCTCATCCATCGCCCGACCTGTTCTACCTGCGGTACGATCAAACGCTATCAATTTAATCGTGTGGCAATCGAAGAGCACTACGACGTGATGGCCACAGGCCACAATCTCGATGACGAAGCGGCCCGGCTCCTAGGCAATGTGCTACATTGGCAGGAAGAATATCTGGATAAGCAGGGCCCCTCGTTGCCCGCCTCAGTGGAAGGATTTGCCAAGAAGGTGAAGCCCCTCTACCGGCTCTCAGAACGGGAGCTTGCGGCCTATGCTGTGTTGAACCGGATCGATTATATCGTCGAGGAGTGCCCCATGGCCAAAGGTTCCAAGATGCTCCAGTACAAGGAAGTTTTAAATCGTCTCGAGACCGAGTCGCCTGGCACGAAGCAGACGTTCTACTGGGGCTTTCTCGAGAAGCAAAGCAAGCTGCAACCAGCTGCGACCACCATGGCAGAGAAAGACCGGGCCGTCCTCCACCCCTGCACCTCTTGCAACCAGCCCACTACAGCCGAAGTCTGTTCCTATTGCAAAATGATGGCGCGAGCCAAGACTGTAGTCCCTCGCTGA
- a CDS encoding MoaD/ThiS family protein, translating into MLVQLSHPARTIEVKGPKKVKELLRELNLVVEAHLVIKGDDLVTEDEMLYDGDHIEIRPVISGG; encoded by the coding sequence ATGCTTGTCCAACTGAGCCATCCAGCCAGAACTATTGAGGTGAAAGGTCCCAAGAAGGTCAAAGAACTCTTGCGCGAGTTGAACCTTGTCGTCGAAGCCCATTTGGTCATCAAAGGTGATGATCTCGTCACTGAAGACGAGATGCTCTACGACGGCGATCACATTGAAATCCGGCCGGTGATCTCGGGGGGCTGA
- a CDS encoding polynucleotide adenylyltransferase: MRRAGGRTWLVGGCLRDLLLGLQPRDLDLEISGVPPGQLHALLAEQFSVQFVGKAFGVFKLQGLPIDISIPSRMLADPTSVSGLLRQSDPDMDIDEALARRDFSLNAMAWDPDTLELRDPFNGRADLDARVLRHASGRFGEDPLRVLRGMQLAARFGLTVAPETVALCRTLTQEGQPSERLWEEWKKLLLQGITPSMGLRFLSDCGWLRFYPELAALQGCEQDPIWHPEGDVWIHTLHCLDWFAAERTGHHDDDLAVGLGILCHDFGKPATTTHDFGRIMSRGHEPEGEAPTRRFLERLTNQGDLINEVIPLVLCHLRPRALHDANASDSAVRRLARKVLRIDRLVRVARADHAGRPPKLFDGFPAGEWLLERARKLEVEAQAPAPLVMGRHVLELGVQPGPDLGRLLDECYEAQLDGLFSTLDEGIVFAKSKLIPTP, from the coding sequence ATTCGCCGGGCCGGCGGCAGGACTTGGCTGGTCGGCGGCTGCCTCCGAGACCTGCTGCTCGGTCTGCAACCACGCGATCTGGACCTCGAGATTTCCGGAGTACCACCCGGCCAACTGCATGCGCTGCTCGCAGAGCAGTTCTCCGTGCAGTTCGTCGGGAAAGCGTTTGGTGTGTTCAAACTGCAGGGTCTGCCCATCGATATCTCCATACCCTCCCGCATGCTCGCCGACCCCACGTCGGTCTCAGGATTGCTGAGGCAGTCCGATCCCGACATGGACATCGACGAAGCACTGGCGCGGCGCGACTTCTCCCTCAACGCCATGGCCTGGGACCCAGACACACTGGAACTCCGCGACCCCTTCAATGGACGGGCTGACCTCGATGCCCGCGTGTTGCGCCACGCCTCCGGTCGCTTCGGCGAAGACCCCTTGCGCGTGCTGCGTGGCATGCAACTCGCCGCTCGATTTGGTTTGACCGTCGCGCCGGAGACAGTTGCCCTGTGCCGGACCCTGACACAAGAGGGACAACCGAGCGAACGACTCTGGGAAGAATGGAAGAAACTCCTCCTCCAAGGGATCACACCTTCAATGGGGTTACGATTTTTGAGCGACTGCGGCTGGCTTCGCTTCTACCCCGAACTCGCAGCGTTGCAGGGCTGTGAGCAAGATCCCATCTGGCACCCGGAAGGCGATGTCTGGATCCACACGCTCCACTGCTTGGACTGGTTCGCCGCAGAGCGCACCGGCCATCACGACGACGATCTGGCGGTGGGCCTCGGCATCCTCTGCCACGACTTCGGAAAGCCTGCGACCACGACCCATGACTTCGGACGCATCATGTCTCGCGGCCACGAACCGGAGGGAGAGGCTCCGACGAGACGCTTCCTGGAACGATTGACGAATCAAGGCGATCTGATCAACGAGGTGATTCCCCTTGTGCTCTGCCATCTCCGCCCCCGCGCCCTGCATGACGCAAATGCCTCGGACAGCGCAGTGCGACGACTGGCCAGGAAGGTACTACGGATCGACCGGCTCGTCCGCGTTGCACGAGCTGATCACGCGGGCCGCCCGCCAAAACTTTTTGATGGATTTCCCGCCGGTGAATGGCTGCTGGAGCGCGCACGTAAACTTGAGGTGGAAGCCCAGGCCCCCGCTCCTCTTGTGATGGGTCGTCATGTGCTGGAACTAGGAGTCCAGCCAGGCCCCGATCTAGGGCGACTACTCGATGAATGTTACGAAGCGCAGCTGGATGGACTATTTTCAACACTCGACGAGGGGATTGTCTTCGCCAAGAGCAAACTCATTCCCACACCGTAG
- the galT gene encoding galactose-1-phosphate uridylyltransferase, which produces MPDLRRDPIVGRWVIISTERNARPHDFIPMQATRPLAATLCPFCPGQERLTPKEILAYRPQPVEPNTPNWTVRVVPNKFPALQIEGDLDRQGLGLYDRMNGIGAHEVIIETPNHTDSLADMPTKRIEDVLWSYRDRMIDLKKDVRFRYILIFKNHGVSAGATLEHSHSQLIALPIIPTSVLEEIEGCRAHYAQKERCIYCDILRQDLSGGDRIVAENQEFLCATPYAPRFPFEMWILPKRHACYFEESQKLQFEFLAPILSEALRRMDKVLARPSYNFVLHSSPLHEKTGDFYHWHIEIIPKLTQVAGFEWGTGFYINPVAPEESAKFLREVML; this is translated from the coding sequence ATGCCCGATCTAAGACGTGATCCGATTGTCGGTCGGTGGGTGATTATTTCGACGGAACGGAACGCCCGGCCTCACGACTTCATCCCTATGCAAGCAACCAGACCACTGGCTGCCACTCTCTGCCCCTTTTGCCCAGGGCAGGAGCGGCTGACGCCGAAAGAAATCCTGGCCTACCGGCCTCAACCGGTGGAACCCAACACCCCGAACTGGACCGTGCGTGTCGTGCCGAACAAGTTCCCTGCGCTTCAGATCGAAGGCGACCTCGACCGCCAAGGCCTTGGTCTCTATGATCGCATGAATGGGATCGGCGCACATGAAGTCATCATCGAGACCCCCAACCACACAGATAGCCTGGCCGACATGCCGACAAAGCGGATCGAGGATGTCCTGTGGTCTTATCGCGACCGCATGATTGATCTGAAGAAAGACGTGCGGTTTCGATACATCCTTATTTTCAAGAACCACGGCGTATCGGCGGGCGCCACATTGGAGCACAGCCACTCACAACTCATTGCCCTGCCGATCATCCCCACCAGCGTCCTGGAAGAGATCGAAGGCTGTCGGGCTCATTATGCACAAAAGGAGCGCTGCATCTATTGCGATATTCTCCGACAGGACCTTTCTGGAGGCGATCGCATCGTGGCAGAAAATCAGGAATTCCTCTGCGCAACCCCCTATGCCCCACGCTTTCCCTTTGAAATGTGGATTCTGCCGAAGCGTCACGCATGCTACTTCGAAGAGAGCCAGAAACTACAATTTGAGTTCCTCGCACCGATTCTCTCCGAAGCGCTCCGGCGAATGGACAAGGTCCTCGCTCGACCCTCGTATAATTTTGTCCTCCATAGTTCTCCCCTCCACGAGAAGACCGGAGATTTCTACCACTGGCACATTGAAATCATTCCCAAGCTGACACAGGTGGCCGGATTCGAATGGGGCACAGGGTTCTACATCAATCCTGTGGCGCCGGAAGAGTCAGCGAAATTTCTCCGGGAGGTGATGCTCTAG